CTAACGTTCTAGGAGACACAAATTCGATTGTCACTTCAGGACAAATCGGTTCTCGCGTAAAAACATTCGGATTTATGGAATACATTTCCAAACTAGCAATATCAAATTGATCCGATAATAAATATTGATGCAATTCAATTGGAATTTCTTCATCTTGTGGAAATACAGCCTTTAAAAACTGTCGTCCACTTTGGAGATGTTTATGTTGCAAGTAGACCAAAGCTGCCTGCAGTTCGGATAACGTAGGAGTTGATAAAAATTCGATAAAATTACTATCGTAGCGGTCTTTCACTTCATCAAGCTGATAATGCCGATAAAGTTCCGTTTCTCGTTCAAGTTGCGCAAATATATTTATATTTTGAAAAGATAAAGTCATAAATAATCCCTGCTTTCTATTACAAAATTAGTCAAACTACTTTCTAATGTAATATTACCAAAAAATTTACAAAAAGATATTAAATAAAATAAGGGGAAATAATAAGTAATAAAATGGTTTCTTAAAAAAACACATATAGCTACGTCATGCAAATTTGTAATTTGAAATTTAAACAACATATTATTTTTTGTCTAAAAAAGTGAAAATTCACGATAATAAGAGCATATCTCACCATTTTAAAGTGAATATTTAAAACTTCCGTACTTTACATGAATACGTCAAATAATCTAATAATTCAGCAATTATGATTTTGGTGGAATTTGACGTATAATAGGATTGTTTATACAACTATTACACCATTCTCTTGGAGGGTTCGTACAAATGAGTACACGTATTGAAAAAGACTTTTTAGGCACATTAGAAATTCCAAAGGACGTTTATTATGGAGTTCAAACAACTCGTGCATTAGAAAACTTCCCAATTACAAAAATGACAATGCATCCTGAATTAATCCGTGCATTTGCCATTGTAAAGAAAAGTTCAGCTTTAGCTAATGCTGCTATCGGCAAATTAGACGAAAAAATTGCAAATGCTATTGCCCATGCTGCTGATGATATTATCGCTGGTAAACTACATGATCAATTCGTAGTAGATCCAATTCAAGGTGGCGCTGGTACTTCGATGAACATGAATGCCAACGAAGTAATTGCTAACCGCGCATTAGAAATTTTAGGGGAAGAAAAAGGGTCATATTCAATCATTAGTCCAAACAGCCACGTAAACATGGCACAATCGACAAATGACGCTTTCCCATCAGCAATTCACATTGCAACGGTTACAACTTTAGATAATTTAATTATGGCGATGGAAATCATGCGTGATAGCTTCATCCAAAAATCAGTTGAATTTGACGGTATCGTGAAAATGGGCCGTACACACTTACAAGACGCTGTTCCTATTCGTTTAGGTCAAGAGTTCGGGGCATATGCTGCAGTAGTTGCTCGTGATATTGCACGTGTGAAGAAAGCACAACAAGCAATGCTTCAAATCAACATCGGTGCTACAGCAATTGGTACTGGCTTAAATGCTGACCCAGAATACATGAACTTGGCGGTAGAAAATATTGCGAAGTACAGCAACTTCCCATTCGTAAAAGTGGAAAACTTAATCGATGGGACGCAAAACACAGATACGTACGCTGAAGTGTCTTCAATGTTAAAAATTTCAATGATGAACATGTCTAAAATTGCTAATGACTTACGCTTAATGGCTTCAGGTCCAAAAGCAGGTTTTGCTGAAATTCGTTTACCAGAACGTCAACCTGGTTCTTCAATTATGCCAGGTAAAGTTAACCCAGTAATGCCTGAAGTAATTAACCAAATTGCATTCCAAGTTATCGGAAATGACGTAACAATTTCACTAGCTTCTGAAGCAGGTCAATTCGAATTAAACGTAATGGAGCCTGTTCTTGTGTTCAATTTATTACAATCTATTGAAATTATGACAAACGGCTTCACTGTATTTACAAAACTTTGCTTAGATCACATCGAAGCAAACGAAGAGCGTATGCATGACTTTGTTGAGCGATCAATTGGTGTCGTTACTGCATTAGCACCACACTTAGGCTATGAACGTTCAAGTCAAATTGCACGTGAAGCTTTACACAGTGGCAAATCAGTACGTGAATTATGCTTACAATACGAATACTTTACAAAAGAACAATTAGATATTATTTTAAATCCTTTTGAATTAACACAACCAGGTATTGCTGGTGAAAAAAAATTAGCGAAAAACTAATTTCAAATTGAAAAACGCTAGTCCTTATAATAGAGGACTAGCGTTTTTCATTATCCAAAAAGCATATCTTTTGCCAATGTAATAGCACGTTTACTTACTTCTAATCGGTCACCATCTGCATTTAATTTTACAACACTCGTCGTTTCATCAAAAATAGATTTTAACTGTGACTTGGGCTTCACCCCGACCATCATCGTTTGTGATTCTTGTCTTATTTTAGCAGGTTGCTCTTGTGTAGTGTCGACTTGACCGCCACTACCTACCTTTGGAAATGGAATGCTCACTTCAGGCTGAGCTTTTCGTCGCGTTTGATTATTAAGCCCCGTACTGCCTGCTCCAACTGAACGAATCATTCATGTCCCCCCTTTTGTTGCTGTTCTTTTTTGATTTTATCTGCACGTCGAAACGTCATTTCCGCTTGAACAAACATAAAAATAACTGCTACCACAATTAATATTACTACCCATTTCCCCAACAGAATTCCTCATTTCTTGCACAATGTTTACTTTACTAAACTGTCTTTTAAAATCAAGTTCACAAAGTGCTATTTTTGATTTAGTACCTATAAATTTCTCAAACCTAGCAAATAATTATGTTTTTTCGCTTAAAACAACACCAAAAACTGCATAACTTTTTAACCATTATTTCTAAAAAACTATTTATTATCATTTTAGTATGTATCTTTAACAGATGGGATAAGAAAATATGTAGAGCTAATATAACGGTTAATTTTCAATAGCCTACCCGTTTGAAGACTTGTATGAAAATTCTCTCGTTATTAAATCGGTTAATTCTTTTCACTACCTTACAATTGCTTAAAGCGAACAAGCACTTCTTGATCATGTAGATTGTAGTGGCGGATTTATCAATTGTGGAAATGATTTAGATTAAGAGTGAGTTCGCAAATTAGCGAACTCACTTTTTTCGTTTTACTTGTTGCTTTGCAAATATCTCTGTACCAGATAGTGCTTGGTTTGCTAATTGATCTGCTTCGTCATTTTGCTTTCGTTCTACATATTGATAGATAGCGGTTAAACCTAATTTTTGTAACTTGGCATCGACTTTATCAGCCCAGCTAGCAAGTGCATTATCCGAAACTGCCCATTCCCCGTTCATTTCATTGATAACTACTTGTGAATCACCAAATACTTCAATTGCTTGATGATGAACACCAAGCTCCTCTAATTGCTCGATTGCAAATAGTAGCGCTGCATATTCAGCCTCATTATTTGAAATTAAATAGTGTGCTTGTTGATTAAGACGCAAGCGATAGTGTTGATTGTTTTGCTCGAAATAGATAACAACACCTAGTCCCGCTAATTTTTCCTCTCGATTAAAACCACCGTCAAAATAAAGCTGTACGTTATGCGGCTCGATTTCAAGCTCCTGTAAATACTTTTTCAATTCTTTCATTGTCCATTCGCTATCATGTTCATCCGTTAATGAATATGTTTTCATCCGACCTGTTTTTTTCATATCTTCTATTAGTAAAAAAGCATGTGCTGCTGGTATCGACTCACTTCTATACGTAATTTGCTGTTTTGTTGGTGTTTCGTAAATCCACTCAATCGATAGATTCAATTAGTTCCCCCCTTTTGAAATAATAAAAACACTGCAAACGGCTCCACACATTTTCCCATAATTATACCAAACAACAGATGGCTATACAAAAATCCGCCAATACGTTATAGTACAAGTGGTGATAATATGAATGTAAAATTTTATGAAAACAATGAAAAACGCCTGCTCGGTATTACTTTAAAGGATGCCCGTTTACATGAAAATAATAATATGGCTTTACATGTATGCCAGAATGCAGCGCAAATCGTCCACAACCGTAAAACACTCGCACATTTGCTAAATACTGATGTGAATAATTTTGTTTGTGCCAATCAAACACATAGTGCAAATTTCGTACAGATTACAGAAAAGCTAATCGGTAATGGTGCGCTAGATAGCTCAACAGCAATTCCCGAAACAGACGGGCTTTATACTTATGAGCCGAATGTTGTGATTTCAAGCTTTACCGCTGATTGCGTACCCGTATTATTTTATAACGATAAAACAAACTTAATCGGTGCCATTCATTCGGGTTGGCAAGGAACAATTAAAGAAATAACACTAAAGATGCTACAGCATTTGCAAGCGCACGAAGATTGTCGGCTTGAAGATGTGCATGTCATAATCGGTCCGGCAATTAGTCAGGAAAGATTTGAAGTTGATGCAGATGTCTATGAAAAATTCAAAGCGCTCGGCTATGCAGATGAATTTATGTACTTCAATGATCGTACGGATAAATACCATATTGATAATCAGCTAACTGTGAAAAAACAATGTGAAATTGCCGGCGTCCCAAGTGCCAATATTATGACTGACCCGATGTGTACATTTAACAGTGAAGACGGCTTTTCATACCGCCAAGATCGTGGAACTGGTCGTCACTTAAGTTTTATTATGCGTAAATAGCTCCTTAAATTGAAATGGGGACGTCCTAGAATTAATTCTGGAACGTCCCCCCTTTCATCTATAATTTTATTCGCTGTAATCGCAGTGCATTTAATACAACCGACACGGAGCTAAATGCCATCGCTGCTCCGGCAACCCAAGGCGCTAATAACCCGAGAGCGGCAATTGGAATACCAATAACATTGTAGGCAAATGCCCAGAACAGATTTTGTTTAATATTCGTCATGGTTTTACGACTCATTAAAATCGCATCGGCAATACTGTTTAAATCGCCGCGAATTAATGTAATATCTGCAGCTTCCATCGCTACATCAGTCCCTGTTCCGACAGCCATTCCGATATCAGCCATTGCTAAAGCTGGTGCATCATTAATCCCATCTCCAACCATCGCTACCTTTTTCCCTTGCTGCTGCAATTTTTCAATTTGCTGGGCTTTCTGCTCTGGTAATACTTCTGCAATTACTTCATCAATCCCGACTTCCGTTGCAATTTTTTGTGCAGTACGTTCATTATCTCCTGTCAGCATCACAACTTTTATACCAAGCTCATGTAATCTTGCTACTGCCTCTTTCGATGTTGCCTTTACAGTATCTGCAACCGCTACAATTCCAGCGAGCTGTTCGTTAATGGCAATAAGCATGGCTGTTTTTCCATCACGCTCAAAGCTTACTAATTGCTGCTCCACTATGTCTAATATCGTAACATTCTGTGAATTCATAAACTTTCTCGTTCCTACGAGTACATGTTTACCCGAAACCTTTGCCTCTATCCCAAACCCTGGAATTGCTTGGAAATCCGTTGCCTGTTCAATTGTAATGCCCCGTTCTTTCACACCCTGCACAATTGCTTCTGCTAATGGATGCTCCGATGCATTTTCAGCGGCTGCTACTTTTTCGAGTATATCGGTTTCACTAAAGTTATCAAAAACGATAACATCTGTTAGCACAGGTTGCCCATTTGTGACAGTTCCTGTTTTGTCAACAACAACCGTGTCAATAAAGCCCGTTTGCTCTAAATGTTCGCCGCCTTTAAATAATATACCAAACTGCGCCGCTCGACCTGATCCTGCCATAATCGATGTAGGCGTTGCTAAGCCCAGTGCACATGGACATGCAATTACAAGAACTGCAATTGTAGCTTCAAATGCTGCTGTAAAATCTTTACTTACTAACCACCAAATAATGAATGTTAAAACTGCAATCCCCACAACTATCGGGACGAAAATACTTGAAATTTTATCTGCTAAACGTTGAATTGGCGCTTTTGAACC
This portion of the Solibacillus daqui genome encodes:
- a CDS encoding reverse transcriptase-like protein, which codes for MNLSIEWIYETPTKQQITYRSESIPAAHAFLLIEDMKKTGRMKTYSLTDEHDSEWTMKELKKYLQELEIEPHNVQLYFDGGFNREEKLAGLGVVIYFEQNNQHYRLRLNQQAHYLISNNEAEYAALLFAIEQLEELGVHHQAIEVFGDSQVVINEMNGEWAVSDNALASWADKVDAKLQKLGLTAIYQYVERKQNDEADQLANQALSGTEIFAKQQVKRKK
- the aspA gene encoding aspartate ammonia-lyase, with the protein product MSTRIEKDFLGTLEIPKDVYYGVQTTRALENFPITKMTMHPELIRAFAIVKKSSALANAAIGKLDEKIANAIAHAADDIIAGKLHDQFVVDPIQGGAGTSMNMNANEVIANRALEILGEEKGSYSIISPNSHVNMAQSTNDAFPSAIHIATVTTLDNLIMAMEIMRDSFIQKSVEFDGIVKMGRTHLQDAVPIRLGQEFGAYAAVVARDIARVKKAQQAMLQINIGATAIGTGLNADPEYMNLAVENIAKYSNFPFVKVENLIDGTQNTDTYAEVSSMLKISMMNMSKIANDLRLMASGPKAGFAEIRLPERQPGSSIMPGKVNPVMPEVINQIAFQVIGNDVTISLASEAGQFELNVMEPVLVFNLLQSIEIMTNGFTVFTKLCLDHIEANEERMHDFVERSIGVVTALAPHLGYERSSQIAREALHSGKSVRELCLQYEYFTKEQLDIILNPFELTQPGIAGEKKLAKN
- a CDS encoding DNA primase; this translates as MIRSVGAGSTGLNNQTRRKAQPEVSIPFPKVGSGGQVDTTQEQPAKIRQESQTMMVGVKPKSQLKSIFDETTSVVKLNADGDRLEVSKRAITLAKDMLFG
- the pgeF gene encoding peptidoglycan editing factor PgeF; this translates as MNVKFYENNEKRLLGITLKDARLHENNNMALHVCQNAAQIVHNRKTLAHLLNTDVNNFVCANQTHSANFVQITEKLIGNGALDSSTAIPETDGLYTYEPNVVISSFTADCVPVLFYNDKTNLIGAIHSGWQGTIKEITLKMLQHLQAHEDCRLEDVHVIIGPAISQERFEVDADVYEKFKALGYADEFMYFNDRTDKYHIDNQLTVKKQCEIAGVPSANIMTDPMCTFNSEDGFSYRQDRGTGRHLSFIMRK
- a CDS encoding heavy metal translocating P-type ATPase, which codes for MTKKEITMQVTGMTCAACSARIEKGLKRMDGVEDANVNLALEKATISYNNETLKPEQIEQKIQGLGYDVVKEKAELNITGMTCSACSARIEKVLSKVDGISTANVNLALEKATIEFNPSQISILDIMNRIEKIGYGAEKVLEGDPVDHRELAIKKQQWKFIVAAILSLPLLWTMVGHFSWTSFLYVPDFLMNPWVQLVLATPVQFIIGWQFYVGAYKSLRSGSANMDVLVVMGTSAAYFYSIYQTLLHAGTNHMPHLYFETSAVLITLIILGKLFEARAKGKSSQAIKQLMGMQAKVATVVRDGIEQQIALEQVQIGEILRIKPGEKIPVDGEVLSGVSAVDESMLTGESLPVDKKAGDFVYGATINKNGALEMKALKVGHETALAQIIKIVEAAQGSKAPIQRLADKISSIFVPIVVGIAVLTFIIWWLVSKDFTAAFEATIAVLVIACPCALGLATPTSIMAGSGRAAQFGILFKGGEHLEQTGFIDTVVVDKTGTVTNGQPVLTDVIVFDNFSETDILEKVAAAENASEHPLAEAIVQGVKERGITIEQATDFQAIPGFGIEAKVSGKHVLVGTRKFMNSQNVTILDIVEQQLVSFERDGKTAMLIAINEQLAGIVAVADTVKATSKEAVARLHELGIKVVMLTGDNERTAQKIATEVGIDEVIAEVLPEQKAQQIEKLQQQGKKVAMVGDGINDAPALAMADIGMAVGTGTDVAMEAADITLIRGDLNSIADAILMSRKTMTNIKQNLFWAFAYNVIGIPIAALGLLAPWVAGAAMAFSSVSVVLNALRLQRIKL